Below is a window of Mycolicibacterium rhodesiae NBB3 DNA.
GACAGGCGCCGGTTCGATTCTGGCGGGAACGTGCTTGTGCCATGGCGTGCCTGCATACGGATCGCGCCAGTCCGATGACGTCAACGCGTTCGGCGCCACCCCGGGAACGTGTGCTCGGCCGTCGCTGTCGACGAAATCGAGGCCGAATCCGTTGGGCAGCGAGGCGTGTCCGGGAAGCATCGCCTCGCTGATCTCGACACTGGCTTCCGCGCTGCCCGCCGCAGTGGTGATGCGGGCCCGTCCGCCGTGCACGAGACCGAGTTTCTCGGCGTCTTCGAGGCTCACCCGAAGCGCGCCGTCGGCGTCGCGTTTACGCCAGGTCGGGTCGCGGAAGATGTCGTTGGCGGTGTAGGCGCGGCGTTCGCCCGCAGACAGCACGATCGGGAAATCGGGCGTCGTGAAGTGCGTTTGTGCGTCGGACAGTGCGCGAATCTCGGCCAGCATCTCGGGCATGTCCAGTGCGATCTTGCGGTCAGCGTGGGTGATCAGCGCGAAGTCGTCCTCGTATTCGTGGACGGTGAAGGTGATTCCCGAAGGGCTGGACACGATCGCGTCGAACAACGCATTGCCGTCGGCGTGACCGGCGCGGCGCACCGCCTCGGGGTAGGTCATCGCCGCCTTCTGGGCCAGCCCCCACAATGCGGCGGCGCCGGAAAGGCCTTCGGGCAGAGTCGGTCCCAGTGTCTCGTAGAGCACGTAGGGGAGTACCTTACCCAGCATCGGGCTGCTGCTGACCGCTTGCAGGAAGGCCGCAGTGAACGCCTCACGGCTTTCGGCCGCGGCGCGCCGCAGCGGCTCGAGCTCGGCGTCGTCGACCACGCCCAGCGCCCGCACCAACCGTGCCCAGATCTCGGGCTCGGGAAGCGTGCCCTCGAGCGGCTCCATCAGCCGATGCCGCAAATGGAAGGTGTTGTGCGGAAATTCGAGGTTGAAGAAGGTCGACTCCGCCTTCTCGTACTGCGATGCGGCGGGCAACACGTAATGCGCCAGGCGCGCGGTTTCCGTCATGGCGACGTCGATCACCACCATGAGCTCCAGCGAGCTGAACGCGTCTCGGCAGGCATTGGAGTCCGCAAGTGAGTGGGCGGGATTGCTGCTCTCGACGATCATCGCGCGGAACCGGTCCGGGTGATCGCCGATCATCTCCTGGGGCACCACATTGCTCGGAATCAGACCGCCGACGATGGGGGCGCCGGTAACCGGTGTCCGGCCCACGTCGAGTGTGTGACGGAACAGCGGTCCGAACGACGAATGCAGATGTTGCGCACCGCGTTTGGCGAAGTTGCCGGTCAACACCCAGAGCAGTTTATTGAGATATGAGCACAGGGTGCTGTTGGGTGCCTGCTGAATGCCAAGGTCCTCGAACACCGACACGCTTTCCGCGGCGCCGATGCGGCGCGCCGCTGCGCGGATCAACTCCTCGTCGACGCCGCATCGCAGCGCGTAGTCGCCGACATCGACGGTGCGCAGGACGTCGAGAACGTTCTCGGCGCCCGTGACATGGTTGGCGAGAAACGCGTCGTCGCAGAGGTTCTCCTGCGCCACGACGGCGGCCAGCGCCGCCAGGACCCAGGCGTCGGTTCCCGGACGCACCCGAAGATGCATGTCGGCCATCTTGGCGGTATCGGTGATCACCGGGTCGATGACGATCATCGAGCGTTTGGGGTCTTTGGCGATATCGTTCAGCACCGTGCGCGCCCGCGGAAAGCTCTGCGACATCCACGGGTTCTTGCCGATGAACACCGACACTTCGGCGTGTTCGAATTCGCCCCGGGTGTGGCCGCCGTAGAGGTGGGCGTCGACCCAGGCCTCACCGGTCTTCTCCTGTGCGAGCGCATTCGAGCGGTAGTGCGAGCCAAGTGCCTTGAGGAAAGCTCCGCTGTACGCGCCGCCGAGATGGTTGCCCTGTCCGCCGCCGCCGTAATAGAAGATCTTGTCACCGCCGTAGGCCTGTGCGATGTGCTTGAAGCCCGAGGCGATCTCGGCAATGGCTGTGTCCCAGTCGATTTCCTCGTAGCTGCCGTCGGGACGACGGCGCATCGGAGAGGTCAGGCGACTGCGGTTGTTCTGGTAGTGGTCCAGTCGGAGGGCCTTGTTGCAGGTGTACCCCTGCGATGCCGGATGCTCCTTGTCGCCGCGGATCTTCGCGAGTTTCCGCCCATCGAGTTGCACGACGATGCCGCAATTGCACTCGCACAGAATGCACGCGGTCGGCTGCCAATCTTCTGGAGCCGCTGCGGCGGCGACGTCCTCGTTAGTCATCACCGGACTACCTTTCCGAGGTCTCGGCCAGCACGAGGGCGCGTAACTGGCCATGGACGAGATCGAGAGCTTTGAGGTCTCGGGATGCGCGGGCGACGACGATCGCACCTTCGAACGAGGTCGTCGTCAGCATGGCGAGTTCGGCGGCGCGCTTCTTGGACGCACCGTCGGCGACCAGATGGTCGGCGATGAGGTCGGTCCACTTCGCAAAGGCCGCAGCGGCGCGTTCGATCACCGGAGCGGCGGCGTCGGCTTTGTCAGGGTCGCCCGCCTCGACGCTGACGGCGACGACGGGACAGCCGGCTCGGAAGTCGCTTTTCAGCAACTGCTTTCGATAGTCGCCGAAAAGTCCGTCGAGGGCCTCCACGCTGGATTGTGCGTTCGCGATCTTGGCCGCGACGTACTCGCCGGCGTAGTCGATCGCCTCGCACAACAGCTGTGTGCGGCCGCCGGGGAAGTAGTGGTACGCCGATCCCCTCGGGGCCCCGCTGTGTTCCAGCACGTCGGCAATGGCGGTCGGATGCGCACCACGCTCGCGGATGAGCAGCGCAGCGGAGATCACCATGCGCTCGCGGGGACTTGGCACGACTGCCACCCTCCGTCCGGCCGACTATGTATGTCACCTTACATAATCGCCGGGCCAAAGCAACGCCGAGACTGCTGTCAGATCGCAAAATTCTGAGAATTGACGATCTGTCAGCAGTCTCGGCGGATCACATCAGACAGAAGCCGCCTCGTTGAGGTCGTTCAGGGTGGCGGTCGCCTCGAGGTACTCCTGCACCCATCGCTGGATCACCGCCGAGGACTTCTCCACCTTGGTGAACTGGCCGACAACCTGGCCGATCGGGTTGAACGCGACGTCGACACTCTCGTTGGGATACTTGTGCGTGGCCGCGACCGCCATCCCGGACACCATGTACTGCAACGGCATTCCGAGCGGCTTCGGGTTGTCCGGGTTCTCCCACGCCTCGGTCCAGTCGTTCTTGAGCATGCGCGCCGGCTTACCGGTGAACGACCGGCTGCGGACGGTGTCGCGGCTTCCGGCCTTGACATACGCGGCGTGCTGCTGGGGGGTGTGCTCGGACTCCTCGACGACCACCCACTGCGAACCCGTCCACGCGCCCTGCGCGCCGAGCGCCAGCGCCGCCGCGATCTGCTGCCCGCTGCCGATGCCGCCTGCGGCGAGCACCGGAACGGGGGCGACCTCCTTGACGACCTGCGGCCACAGCACGATCGAGCCGATCTCACCGCAGTGGCCGCCGGCCTCGCCGCCCTGGGCGATGATGATGTCGACGCCGGCATCGGCGTGCTTGCGCGCCTGCGACGGCGAGCCGCACAGCGCGGCGACCTTGCGGCCCTCGGCGTGGATGTGCTTGATCATCTCCGCGGGCGGGGTGCCCAGCGCGTTGGCGATGAGCGTGCACTTCGGGTGCTGCAGCGCGACCTCGACCTGCGGTGTGGCCGTCGCCTCGGTCCATCCGAGCAGCTGTAGCGCGTCGTCGTCGCTGTGCTCGACCGGGACGCCGTGGTCGGAGAGGATCTTCTTGGCGAAGTCGATGTGCTCCTGCGGAACGAGGTCGTTCAGCGTCTTCTTGAGCACTTCGGGGTCGAGGTCGGTCGAGTCCATGCCCTCGTATTTGTTCGGGATGACGATGTCGACGCCGTAGGTGTGATCGCCGATGTTCTCGTCGATCCACTTGAGTTCGATCTCGAGCTGTTCGGGGCTGAAGCCGACTGCGCCGAGCACGCCGAAGCCGCCGGCCTTGCTGACGGCGACAACCACGTCGCGGCAGTGCGTGAACGCGAAGATCGGGTACTCGATGTTGAGGTCGTTGCAGATGGGGGTGCGCATGCCTGCTCCTTGGTGGGCCGCTCACGAATTAGAACGTGTTCTAGTTTAGCCCATCGGTCGGGTCGCCGACCACAGCCCTCAGTCGTAGCCGACGAATCTCTTCAACGACGGTCGCCGCCGCCCGCGCGATCCGACGACCCGAATCACCGGCCAGCTGTGTTCGGCGGCCAGCGCGGCCAGTTTCGGGCGCGGATTCACCGGCCGCGGATTGCCGACCTTGACCATCAACGCTGCGTCCTCGTCGCCGTCGGCGTAGAAGTAACTGCGTTGTAGGTCAACCTGATTGCGCTCGCAGAAGTTCACGACGGCGGTCGCCTTGTTTCGTCCCCAGACAACGGGCTTCGCGATCTGACCGGTCAGGCGGCCGGCGCTGTCGACCGTGAAGTGGTTGCACAGCACGTGGTCGATCTCGAGGAATCGGGCCACCGGGTTGGCATGGATGGTCACCGCTGAGGTGCTGAGCACCACCGTATGACCCCGTTCCTGATGAGCGGCGACGATCTCGCGCATGGCCGGGAAGACGCGGGTCGACACGCTGTCGACGAAGATCCGTTCGCAGACGTCGTCGAGGTCGGTGAGCGCTTCGCCCTGCAGATAGCCGGCCGCTCGAGTCAGCAGATGTTCGAACCGCATCCGGCGCAGCTTGTAACGCATCGACGCTTCGACAACCCCGAGTACCTCGCCGATACCCGCTTGCCTGCGGCGGATACGGTCGCTGGCATGGGCTGCGGCGGTGAAGCCGTCGACCAGGGTGCCGTCGAGATCGAAAAAGGCGCCGATGCTGGACCCGGGTGTACTTGCGGCGATCTCGGCCGTCGGGTCCTCGGCCACGGGCTGCGCGGTCATCGCGCTCCAGCCTACGTCGCTGCGACGACACCCTTCCCGGTCACGAGCGGCATATCCAACGTGGTCCGGATGCCCGGCGGTGCGGCGACGACATCGGGGATCGCGTTGACGATGCGGCCTGCGGCAGCGAGGATCGCCGCGTACGGCGCCCCGCCGTTGCGACTCATCGGAACGATGTCGCAGAAATACGACGGTTCGCCGGTGATCTCGACGCGATACGAGCCGCCCGGATGCGCGGGCTGCGCCCAATCGGGGCGTAGATCAGGATGCAGTCGAGTCACGTGCTCGACGACGATCACCGGCTTGCCGCCCACCATGCCCTCGATGAGGAAGCGAACTGCGGCGACCGTGCCCTTCTTGATGGTGCCCACCGCGACGTTCAGATCCTCGGGTGCGGGCTCCTGCTCGACGGAGTCGCGGATCTCGTCGACCTCGATGCCCAGGCCTGCGGCGAGCTGCCGGATGGCGGTGCCCCAGGCGATGGACAGCACGCCCGGTTGATACAGGATGGGCAGGTCGCCGATCGCAGTCGAAATAGGCCTGCCGAAGCCCATCACGTCGAACATCACCGTTGCACCGTCGTAGGTGGCGTAGTCGGCGATCTCCATGGTGCGGATCTGCTCGATGCTCTGGCAGGTTCCGGCCAACGCGAAGGGCAGCAGGTCAGTGCAGAATCCCGGGTCGACTCCGGTGAAGAACACGGTCGAATTGCCCTCACGCGCGGCATCTTCGACCTTCTGGATCGCCTTGTCGGGAAGCAGCCCCCACGGGTACTGGAGCGCGCCGACGCTCGAACCGACGACGTTGATTCCCGCCGACAGGAACGTGCGCACGTCGGCCAATGCCTCGCGTGGACGTGTGTCGCCCATCGCGGTGTAGACGACGCAGTCGGGCTTGGTCGCGATGATCGCGTCGAGATCGTTGGTGGCGGTGACCCCCGTGGTGACGTCCAGACCGGCCAGCTCGCCGGCGTCCTTGCCCACCTTGGCGTCCGTCGACACCCACACGCCGGTGAGGTCGAAGCGCGCGTCGGTGATCAGTTGTCTGAGCGCCAGGCTGCCGCAGTTGCCGGTTCCGAGGAGTGCGACCCGAATTGCCATGGCCAGCAGTATGCGTGAGGCCAATCCAAATTGGAACAGGTTCTAGTTCGCGCTGGTCGTGCGGTAACCTGTCGCCCCATGGGACGCGTGGACGGAAAAGTCGCACTGATCAGTGGCGGAGCTCGTGGAATGGGGGCCGCTCACGCCAGGGCGCTCGTCGCCGAGGGCGGCAAAGTGGTCATCGGGGACATCCTCGACGACGAGGGCAAGGCGCTGGCCGACGAGCTCGGAGAGTCTGCGCGCTACGTTCACCTCGACGTCACCGACGCTGAGCAGTGGGATGCCGCGGTCAAGGTCGCCGTGGACGCGTTCGGCAAGCTGACGGCGCTCGTCAACAACGCGGCGATCGTCGCGCTGGGCCAGATCGGCAAGTTCGACATGGCCAAGTGGCAGAAGGTCATCGACGTCAATCTGACCGGAACGTTCCTCGGCATGCAGGCCGTCGTCGAGCAGATGAAGGAAGCGGGCGGCGGCTCGATCATCAACGTGTCGTCCATCGAGGGACTGCGCGGCGCGCCGATGGTGCACCCGTACGTCGCGTCGAAGTGGGCGGTTCGGGGACTGGCCAAGTCGGCGGCGATCGAGTTGGGGCCCAAGAACATCCGGGTCAACTCGATTCACCCGGGATTCATCCGGACCCCGATGACCAAGCATTTCCCCGACGACATGGTCACTGCGCCGCTGCGCCGTCCCGGCCAGTCCGAGGAGGTGGCACCGTTCGTCGTGTTCCTGGTCAGCGACGAGTCATCGTTCGCGACGGGCGCGGAGTTCATCATGGACGGCGGCCTGGTGACCGACGTTCCGCACAAGGCCTTGCCGCTGGGTTGATCCCGCCCGGCCGGGCAGGGTGGCCTCACCGCCGGACGTGGGTTACCCGCACACGTTGTGGCCGAAATCTGTGCTTCGAGTCCACACTCGCGAAACAAAGATTCAGTCGACGGCGGCGAAGTTGACCGTGGCCGTCGCACCGATCTGGTCGTCGTTGCCTCGGTAGATGTCCACCTGGATGACGACCGACCGCTTTCCGGTACGCAGGATTCGCGCGACGGCGCGGGCGGGCCCTACCTTGATCGGCCGCAGATACCGGATGAACAGATCCGTCGTGGCGATGGCGTGCCCGAACGGAGTGGCGCGGGCCGCGAGCTGACCGGCCGTCACGTCGGCCATCGTCGCGATCAGCCCGCCCTGCAGGCCGCCGGCGGTGTTGACGGTCCGCTCGTCGACGGCCATCTCCATGATCACGCTGTCATCCGACGACGGGACTTCGGCAAGGCCGAGCTGATCGAAGAGCTCCCGTAGCGACTTCGGCGCGGTCATGGAGAACGACATTACCGACCTCCATGTCCCTCATCGGAGGTGCGTAGTGTCGTACGGCGTGAGCGCACGCGCGGGCATTGTGGTGACGGGAACCGAAGTTCTCACCGGCCGAGTAACCGACCTCAACGGTCCGTGGCTCGCCGACCGCCTCCTGGAGTTGGGTGTCGAACTGGCGCACATCACCATCTGCGGGGACCGGCCCGACGACATCGAGGCGCAGCTGAGGTTCCTCGCCGCCGAGGGTGTGGATCTCATCGTGACCAGCGGGGGTCTCGGACCGACGGCGGACGACATGACGGTGGCGACGGTCGCCCGGTTCTGCGGCCGAGAGTTGTTGTTGGACAACGACCTTGAAGTCAAGATCGCCGATATCGTGCAGCGCTTGATGGCGCGCTTTCCCAATGTCGATCTCGAGGCGGTGCGTGCCGCGAACCGCAAGCAGGCGCTGATACCGGCCGGTGCGCACGTCATCGACCCGGTCGGTACGGCGCCCGGAGTCGTCGTCCCGGGAAAGCCGACGGTCGTCGTGCTGCCCGGTCCGCCGCGTGAACTCCAACCCATGTGGCCGACTGCACTCCAGACTCCCGCGGTGCAGGAGGCGACGGCGGGCCGCACGACCTACCGCCAGGAGATGGTGCGGATGTTCGGGCTGCCCGAGTCGGGTCTGGCGGACACGCTGCGCGATGCCGAAGCGAGCGTTGACGGCTTCGAACGGCTCGAGATCACCACCTGCCTGCGGCGCGGCGAGATCGAGATGGTCACCCGCTACGAACCCGATGCCGCGGCGGTCTACGCCGATCTGATGACGCTGCTGCGCGAGCGCCACGGCGGCGAGATCTTCTCCGAAGACGGTTCCACCGTCGACGATCAGGTCGCGGCGCTGATGGCGGGGCGGTGGATAGCGACCGCGGAGTCCTGCACCGCGGGACTGGTGGCGGCCCGGCTGACCGACCTTCCCGGCTCGTCGGCGTACGTGGCGGGCGGCGTGGTGTCATATTCGAACGAGGCCAAATCCGAACTTCTCGGCGTCGACCCTGCGCTCATCGAGACGCACGGCGCGGTGTCCGAACCCGTCGCCGACGCGATGGCGCAGGGCGCGTTGCGCCGGTTCTCCGCCGACACTGCGGTGGCGATCACCGGAATCGCCGGCCCCGGCGGCGGCACCGACGACAAGCCGGTGGGCACGGTCTGCTTCTGTGTCAAGCTCGCCGACGGGGCCACCGATCTGCGCACCATGCGGCTACCGGGTAATCGGTCCGACGTCCGGGAGAGGTCGACGGCCGTGGCGATGCACCTCCTGCGCCGTGCCCTGACACAGTCGGCCGCCGCGGTCCGATAGCCTGACCGGGCGACACAGGAGGACCACCAATGACTACAGCCACCGAGCGCGACCAGCTGTCCGAAAGCGCCGTGGCAGCGGGATGGCATCGCAGAGGCGAAGACCGTGCCGACTACTACTCACGGACCCCGGTTCGCGTTCACGTGATCTGGCAGGGCAACGACGCGATCAGCGGCGGCGCGCTGTACCACGACGACTTCCTGATGGCCTACAGCAGGGATCTGGCCACGGTCGCCGGTTGGCTCAGACGCTGATCAGCGGTCACCGTACTCGTCCCACACTTTGAGCATGGTGTGGAGGATCTCCTCGGCGCGGCCCAGGCCGGCGAGGTGGCTCTCGCCGGGCATCGGATAGAGCTCGGCGTCGGTCAGCCGCGACACGACGTGCTGTCCGTGGGCGTAGGGCACGATGTGATCGGCGTCGCCGTGCCACCATCGGACGGGCACCTTGATGTCGCTCAGCCGGAAGCCCCAATCCCTGGCGAAGACGACGACGTCGGAGAAGGGCGCCGCCATCTGTTTGCGGCTGCCGTTGAGGATGTCGTCCAGGAACATCGCCTTGATCTCCGGCCGGGCCAGTAGCCTGCGGTCGGCTTCCGGGGACACCCGGCCGTACAGATCGGCGACGGGGGAGGCGACGGGGCGGACCAACCGGATGATCGCGCTGGCGAGCAGCCCGATCGGGGTTCCGGCCACCTGCAGCAGCGGGGCGACCCGCGTGCCGAGATTGCCCATCAGACCCCCGGTGATGGCATCTGAACCCATGGTCGGGGCGACTCCGCCGATGACGCCGGCGGCGACGACACG
It encodes the following:
- a CDS encoding molybdopterin-dependent oxidoreductase, with translation MTNEDVAAAAAPEDWQPTACILCECNCGIVVQLDGRKLAKIRGDKEHPASQGYTCNKALRLDHYQNNRSRLTSPMRRRPDGSYEEIDWDTAIAEIASGFKHIAQAYGGDKIFYYGGGGQGNHLGGAYSGAFLKALGSHYRSNALAQEKTGEAWVDAHLYGGHTRGEFEHAEVSVFIGKNPWMSQSFPRARTVLNDIAKDPKRSMIVIDPVITDTAKMADMHLRVRPGTDAWVLAALAAVVAQENLCDDAFLANHVTGAENVLDVLRTVDVGDYALRCGVDEELIRAAARRIGAAESVSVFEDLGIQQAPNSTLCSYLNKLLWVLTGNFAKRGAQHLHSSFGPLFRHTLDVGRTPVTGAPIVGGLIPSNVVPQEMIGDHPDRFRAMIVESSNPAHSLADSNACRDAFSSLELMVVIDVAMTETARLAHYVLPAASQYEKAESTFFNLEFPHNTFHLRHRLMEPLEGTLPEPEIWARLVRALGVVDDAELEPLRRAAAESREAFTAAFLQAVSSSPMLGKVLPYVLYETLGPTLPEGLSGAAALWGLAQKAAMTYPEAVRRAGHADGNALFDAIVSSPSGITFTVHEYEDDFALITHADRKIALDMPEMLAEIRALSDAQTHFTTPDFPIVLSAGERRAYTANDIFRDPTWRKRDADGALRVSLEDAEKLGLVHGGRARITTAAGSAEASVEISEAMLPGHASLPNGFGLDFVDSDGRAHVPGVAPNALTSSDWRDPYAGTPWHKHVPARIEPAPVPVTV
- a CDS encoding TetR/AcrR family transcriptional regulator is translated as MPSPRERMVISAALLIRERGAHPTAIADVLEHSGAPRGSAYHYFPGGRTQLLCEAIDYAGEYVAAKIANAQSSVEALDGLFGDYRKQLLKSDFRAGCPVVAVSVEAGDPDKADAAAPVIERAAAAFAKWTDLIADHLVADGASKKRAAELAMLTTTSFEGAIVVARASRDLKALDLVHGQLRALVLAETSER
- a CDS encoding nitronate monooxygenase, producing the protein MRTPICNDLNIEYPIFAFTHCRDVVVAVSKAGGFGVLGAVGFSPEQLEIELKWIDENIGDHTYGVDIVIPNKYEGMDSTDLDPEVLKKTLNDLVPQEHIDFAKKILSDHGVPVEHSDDDALQLLGWTEATATPQVEVALQHPKCTLIANALGTPPAEMIKHIHAEGRKVAALCGSPSQARKHADAGVDIIIAQGGEAGGHCGEIGSIVLWPQVVKEVAPVPVLAAGGIGSGQQIAAALALGAQGAWTGSQWVVVEESEHTPQQHAAYVKAGSRDTVRSRSFTGKPARMLKNDWTEAWENPDNPKPLGMPLQYMVSGMAVAATHKYPNESVDVAFNPIGQVVGQFTKVEKSSAVIQRWVQEYLEATATLNDLNEAASV
- a CDS encoding HAD family hydrolase, whose translation is MTAQPVAEDPTAEIAASTPGSSIGAFFDLDGTLVDGFTAAAHASDRIRRRQAGIGEVLGVVEASMRYKLRRMRFEHLLTRAAGYLQGEALTDLDDVCERIFVDSVSTRVFPAMREIVAAHQERGHTVVLSTSAVTIHANPVARFLEIDHVLCNHFTVDSAGRLTGQIAKPVVWGRNKATAVVNFCERNQVDLQRSYFYADGDEDAALMVKVGNPRPVNPRPKLAALAAEHSWPVIRVVGSRGRRRPSLKRFVGYD
- a CDS encoding NAD(P)H-dependent amine dehydrogenase family protein is translated as MAIRVALLGTGNCGSLALRQLITDARFDLTGVWVSTDAKVGKDAGELAGLDVTTGVTATNDLDAIIATKPDCVVYTAMGDTRPREALADVRTFLSAGINVVGSSVGALQYPWGLLPDKAIQKVEDAAREGNSTVFFTGVDPGFCTDLLPFALAGTCQSIEQIRTMEIADYATYDGATVMFDVMGFGRPISTAIGDLPILYQPGVLSIAWGTAIRQLAAGLGIEVDEIRDSVEQEPAPEDLNVAVGTIKKGTVAAVRFLIEGMVGGKPVIVVEHVTRLHPDLRPDWAQPAHPGGSYRVEITGEPSYFCDIVPMSRNGGAPYAAILAAAGRIVNAIPDVVAAPPGIRTTLDMPLVTGKGVVAAT
- a CDS encoding glucose 1-dehydrogenase, which encodes MGRVDGKVALISGGARGMGAAHARALVAEGGKVVIGDILDDEGKALADELGESARYVHLDVTDAEQWDAAVKVAVDAFGKLTALVNNAAIVALGQIGKFDMAKWQKVIDVNLTGTFLGMQAVVEQMKEAGGGSIINVSSIEGLRGAPMVHPYVASKWAVRGLAKSAAIELGPKNIRVNSIHPGFIRTPMTKHFPDDMVTAPLRRPGQSEEVAPFVVFLVSDESSFATGAEFIMDGGLVTDVPHKALPLG
- a CDS encoding PaaI family thioesterase; protein product: MTAPKSLRELFDQLGLAEVPSSDDSVIMEMAVDERTVNTAGGLQGGLIATMADVTAGQLAARATPFGHAIATTDLFIRYLRPIKVGPARAVARILRTGKRSVVIQVDIYRGNDDQIGATATVNFAAVD
- a CDS encoding competence/damage-inducible protein A, with the translated sequence MSARAGIVVTGTEVLTGRVTDLNGPWLADRLLELGVELAHITICGDRPDDIEAQLRFLAAEGVDLIVTSGGLGPTADDMTVATVARFCGRELLLDNDLEVKIADIVQRLMARFPNVDLEAVRAANRKQALIPAGAHVIDPVGTAPGVVVPGKPTVVVLPGPPRELQPMWPTALQTPAVQEATAGRTTYRQEMVRMFGLPESGLADTLRDAEASVDGFERLEITTCLRRGEIEMVTRYEPDAAAVYADLMTLLRERHGGEIFSEDGSTVDDQVAALMAGRWIATAESCTAGLVAARLTDLPGSSAYVAGGVVSYSNEAKSELLGVDPALIETHGAVSEPVADAMAQGALRRFSADTAVAITGIAGPGGGTDDKPVGTVCFCVKLADGATDLRTMRLPGNRSDVRERSTAVAMHLLRRALTQSAAAVR
- a CDS encoding alpha/beta fold hydrolase — its product is MVVAIARPKLEGNIAVGDDRQISFAEFGDPQGRAIFWLHGTPGARRQIPMEARVYAEQQNIRLIGVDRPGIGSSTQHSYDTVVAFAEDLRTIADTLGIDKFVVVGLSGGGPYTLGCAAALPDRVVAAGVIGGVAPTMGSDAITGGLMGNLGTRVAPLLQVAGTPIGLLASAIIRLVRPVASPVADLYGRVSPEADRRLLARPEIKAMFLDDILNGSRKQMAAPFSDVVVFARDWGFRLSDIKVPVRWWHGDADHIVPYAHGQHVVSRLTDAELYPMPGESHLAGLGRAEEILHTMLKVWDEYGDR